In Terriglobia bacterium, a single genomic region encodes these proteins:
- a CDS encoding ABC transporter ATP-binding protein translates to MLELRNLTKRYNRVPAVEDLVLSIEPGEIYGYLGPNGSGKTTTVKMLIGLLEPSQGHICYRGRDIREDMVEYRKHMGYVPEEPLLYPYMTGLEYLQLVGRLRSIPQAVLEAKAERLLDLFGLYGHRYSPISSYSKGMKQKVLISAALLHNPDILILDEPLSGLDVTSVLTLRSVVQSLAREGKIILYSSHVLEVVEKMCSKVIILYKGRVVANESVERLRDLMRSPSLEDIFSQLVLQQDTEHLANEIVEAIKM, encoded by the coding sequence ATGCTTGAACTGCGTAACCTGACCAAGCGTTACAACCGCGTGCCAGCGGTTGAGGACCTTGTCCTCAGCATCGAGCCGGGTGAAATTTACGGGTACCTTGGGCCAAACGGTTCCGGAAAAACCACCACGGTCAAGATGCTGATCGGCCTGCTGGAACCCTCGCAAGGGCACATTTGCTACCGGGGACGGGACATCCGTGAGGACATGGTTGAATATCGAAAGCATATGGGGTACGTGCCTGAAGAGCCGTTGCTTTATCCCTACATGACCGGGCTTGAATACCTCCAGCTTGTAGGGCGGCTGCGGTCCATTCCCCAGGCTGTCCTTGAGGCCAAGGCGGAACGCCTTCTTGATCTATTTGGACTCTACGGGCACCGCTACTCGCCGATTTCCTCCTACTCGAAAGGGATGAAGCAGAAGGTTCTGATCTCCGCGGCGCTTTTGCACAACCCGGACATCCTGATCTTAGATGAGCCGCTTTCCGGGCTTGACGTCACCTCTGTGCTGACGCTCAGGAGCGTTGTGCAGTCGCTGGCGCGTGAGGGCAAAATCATTCTGTACAGCTCGCACGTGCTGGAAGTGGTGGAGAAGATGTGTTCGAAGGTGATCATCCTCTACAAGGGCCGCGTGGTGGCCAACGAAAGTGTCGAGCGATTGCGTGACCTGATGCGCTCGCCCTCGCTGGAAGATATTTTCAGCCAGTTGGTCCTGCAGCAGGATACGGAACATCTGGCGAACGAGATCGTTGAGGCCATCAAGATGTAG
- a CDS encoding PadR family transcriptional regulator gives MLTQDEKERLELLQGTLDLLILRTLIFGPEHGQGIARAIQQTSEDELLVEHGALYPALQRLESRGWISAAWGVSSNNRRARFYKLTRSGRKQLVRETAKWKRLTAAIGRILESEAGEG, from the coding sequence ATGTTAACCCAAGACGAAAAAGAACGGCTTGAACTCCTACAAGGGACGCTCGACCTGCTGATCCTGCGCACGCTGATCTTCGGTCCTGAGCACGGGCAGGGCATCGCCCGCGCCATCCAGCAGACCTCCGAGGATGAACTGCTGGTGGAGCACGGCGCGCTCTATCCCGCGCTGCAGCGCCTGGAATCGCGGGGCTGGATTTCCGCCGCATGGGGTGTCTCCAGCAACAACCGCAGGGCTCGTTTCTACAAACTGACGAGGAGCGGCCGCAAGCAGCTCGTCAGGGAGACGGCGAAGTGGAAACGCCTGACGGCGGCCATTGGACGCATCCTTGAATCCGAAGCTGGCGAGGGGTGA
- a CDS encoding ABC transporter permease, with protein sequence MQWLDEGWRRPVFFFRRERLQRDLDEEMREHLRMKANDLAAAGVPPEEARNTARREFGNPLLLREKSRDGWGLKWLEILLQDLRYALRQLRRNPGFTVVAVLTLALGIGANAAIFSVLYRDLLRPLPYPHAQRLVIFGVVVPALDSRPFIFGFTYIGLRHGPTPFESMASWGPGVQGCEISSPQPQQMDCAQVESTFLPTFGVRPILGRNFTFQEDLPGAPPVCLISYGMWRSRFGGDAAAPGQLLSIDGEPTRVIGILPRDFEWPTLARVDIVRPQRLPPAATGQSPGVALRAYARLKPGVSISQARAQLQPFLDQFIQSAPPMFRKEIRLGIIPVREDQIGSVRSALWVLFGATLALLLLATANVTNLLLARAEVRQRELAVRSALGAGRWRVAQLGLIESTLLGLGGGIAGLGLGFLLLRVSVALAPAGIPRIEQVHLALPGILLITGMSLVCGVLCGVGSSLAVPPAHLLLGSRTAASLRRRLRSTLVAAQVAVSVVLLAGAGLLLRTLTNIENIPLGMNTGHVVTADVTLGKQSFVRPGEAAQFFDRLESRLGALPGVAGVAVSDSLPPTGAEHSMPFFVIHPEGHPPFEKGTGGMVAWRAVTPGYFKMLDIPIIAGRSFAESDRGSQVNVIILSKKLADRLFPAGDPVGRRVQFAPPHGPWHDVIGIAGNVKNAGLMQEADPEYYLVRKNAPDLGLRGFPDLQRHAFFLVESPLGASGVASMVRGAMASLDSTLPAKISTLDARVDRLRDQPRFDAVLTGLFAMLGLLLAGIGLFGLVSYSVARRTHEIGIRMALGAEKRDVLTMVIGQGLKLALIGVTIGVAGAFALTRYLSSLLYGVKPTDPLTFAAVSLILIGVALAACFVPARRAAQVDPMVALRYE encoded by the coding sequence CTTGCGGATGAAGGCGAATGATCTTGCTGCAGCGGGAGTGCCGCCCGAAGAGGCTCGCAACACTGCCCGGCGAGAATTCGGAAACCCTCTCCTCCTTCGTGAAAAGAGCCGTGATGGCTGGGGCCTGAAGTGGCTTGAAATTCTGCTGCAGGATTTACGGTATGCCCTCCGCCAGCTTCGCCGGAATCCAGGGTTCACCGTTGTCGCTGTCCTGACGCTGGCCCTGGGAATTGGGGCCAACGCGGCCATTTTTAGCGTGCTGTACCGCGACCTGCTCCGTCCGTTGCCCTATCCTCACGCCCAGCGTCTGGTGATCTTCGGCGTGGTTGTTCCGGCGCTCGATTCCCGCCCGTTTATTTTTGGGTTTACCTACATTGGTTTACGTCATGGACCGACGCCCTTCGAATCGATGGCCTCCTGGGGGCCCGGCGTGCAAGGGTGCGAGATTTCATCTCCGCAACCGCAGCAGATGGATTGCGCTCAAGTCGAATCGACTTTTCTGCCCACGTTTGGCGTGCGTCCCATTCTCGGGCGGAATTTCACTTTCCAGGAGGACCTGCCGGGCGCTCCGCCTGTCTGTTTGATTTCCTATGGAATGTGGCGCAGCCGCTTTGGAGGCGATGCGGCGGCCCCTGGGCAATTGCTTTCCATCGACGGGGAGCCGACAAGAGTGATCGGTATCCTTCCGCGCGATTTCGAATGGCCCACGCTGGCCCGCGTAGACATCGTTCGGCCGCAAAGGCTGCCGCCGGCTGCAACGGGCCAAAGCCCGGGAGTCGCACTGCGAGCCTACGCGCGGCTGAAACCCGGAGTCAGCATTTCGCAGGCCCGAGCGCAGCTTCAGCCGTTCCTTGACCAGTTCATCCAGTCCGCACCTCCGATGTTCCGCAAAGAGATCCGCCTGGGAATCATCCCGGTACGTGAGGACCAGATCGGCTCCGTTCGCAGCGCTTTGTGGGTCCTTTTCGGGGCCACGCTCGCCTTGCTTCTGTTGGCAACGGCGAATGTGACCAACCTTCTGCTGGCGCGCGCGGAAGTTCGGCAGCGGGAGCTTGCCGTGAGGTCGGCGCTCGGTGCAGGCCGATGGCGCGTGGCGCAACTGGGACTCATAGAAAGCACCCTGCTTGGTTTGGGAGGCGGCATTGCGGGCCTCGGGCTGGGATTCCTCCTGCTGCGGGTTTCGGTTGCGCTGGCGCCGGCAGGGATTCCGCGCATCGAGCAGGTGCATCTGGCGCTGCCCGGAATCCTTCTCATCACGGGAATGTCGCTGGTTTGTGGAGTGCTCTGCGGGGTGGGATCTTCTCTGGCCGTTCCACCGGCCCATCTGCTTCTCGGCAGCCGCACAGCCGCTTCGCTTCGACGAAGACTTCGATCGACGCTGGTGGCTGCGCAGGTTGCGGTGTCGGTGGTGCTTCTTGCTGGCGCCGGCCTGCTGCTGCGCACTCTCACGAACATTGAGAATATTCCGCTGGGGATGAATACCGGCCACGTGGTAACAGCAGACGTCACTCTCGGCAAACAGTCCTTCGTCCGGCCCGGCGAAGCGGCCCAATTTTTTGATCGCCTGGAATCGCGGCTCGGTGCTTTGCCCGGCGTCGCAGGCGTGGCCGTGAGTGACTCGCTGCCGCCAACCGGCGCCGAACACAGCATGCCGTTTTTCGTGATTCACCCCGAGGGCCATCCGCCGTTTGAAAAGGGAACAGGAGGAATGGTGGCGTGGCGGGCCGTCACTCCCGGTTACTTCAAAATGCTCGATATTCCCATCATTGCAGGCCGCAGCTTCGCCGAAAGCGACCGCGGTTCGCAAGTGAATGTCATCATTTTGAGCAAAAAACTGGCAGATCGCCTCTTTCCAGCGGGGGATCCCGTCGGCCGGCGTGTGCAGTTTGCTCCCCCGCATGGGCCGTGGCATGACGTGATCGGGATCGCCGGGAACGTCAAGAATGCCGGCCTTATGCAGGAGGCCGACCCGGAATACTATCTTGTGCGCAAGAACGCGCCTGACCTCGGCCTGCGCGGTTTCCCCGACCTCCAGCGCCACGCGTTCTTTCTGGTGGAAAGCCCTCTCGGAGCCAGCGGCGTGGCGAGCATGGTGCGTGGTGCAATGGCTTCCCTGGACTCAACATTGCCTGCAAAAATCTCCACCCTGGATGCGCGAGTCGATCGGCTGCGAGACCAGCCACGCTTCGATGCTGTGCTCACCGGCTTATTTGCCATGCTTGGACTGCTTCTCGCGGGAATCGGGCTATTCGGTCTGGTTTCGTATTCGGTGGCGCGGCGCACGCACGAAATCGGAATTCGCATGGCGCTGGGAGCCGAGAAACGCGACGTGCTAACGATGGTTATTGGCCAGGGTCTGAAGCTGGCGCTGATTGGGGTTACCATCGGCGTTGCCGGGGCGTTTGCGCTCACACGCTACCTATCAAGCCTGCTTTACGGCGTGAAGCCTACGGACCCGCTGACGTTTGCTGCTGTCTCGCTCATCCTGATCGGTGTGGCGCTTGCGGCGTGCTTCGTCCCGGCCCGCCGCGCCGCCCAGGTTGATCCGATGGTGGCGCTGAGATACGAATGA
- a CDS encoding HlyD family efflux transporter periplasmic adaptor subunit, with amino-acid sequence MDIQRVGAARKRRIRLAIMAGGGVLLIALATLGLSKLKPAPPSVDGSTLWPDTVKRGDMDVQVRGLGTLVPVQIQWIPAVTEGRVERRFLLPGVKVTPDTALLQLSNPQLQQEAQTAEWTMKADQANLESLKATLNNQLLSEQSTLTSLESDHQQAQAQAEVDANLASKGIVSDLTAQLSKAKATGLASQVAIEKKRVNTLAASLDSQLAAQKAKVEQDRALYLLKKRQLDDLMVRAGYSGILTDIPVEVGQQVAAGTTLAKVVDPTQLKAQLQIAETQAKDIQLNQKASIDTHNGIIPGRVVRIDPAVVNGTVTVDVALEGKLPDGARPDLSVDGTIEISHLTNVLYVGRPAFGQANSTVGLFKEIPGTNEAERVQVKLGEASVNEVQILQGLNIGDKVILSDMSRWDGFDRVRLQ; translated from the coding sequence ATGGACATTCAAAGAGTGGGCGCGGCAAGAAAGCGGCGGATTCGCCTGGCGATCATGGCGGGGGGTGGCGTATTGCTGATTGCTCTGGCCACCTTGGGACTCTCAAAACTGAAGCCAGCCCCGCCGTCTGTGGACGGTTCCACGCTCTGGCCCGATACAGTGAAGCGTGGCGACATGGACGTACAGGTGCGCGGGTTAGGAACGCTGGTTCCGGTCCAGATTCAATGGATTCCGGCAGTCACCGAAGGCCGCGTCGAGCGGCGCTTCCTGCTTCCCGGTGTTAAGGTCACGCCGGATACGGCCCTGCTTCAGCTTTCAAATCCGCAGCTCCAGCAGGAAGCGCAGACGGCGGAATGGACGATGAAGGCGGACCAGGCCAACCTCGAGAGCTTGAAAGCGACGCTGAACAATCAGCTTCTAAGCGAGCAATCCACCCTCACGAGCCTCGAGTCTGACCACCAGCAGGCCCAGGCGCAGGCCGAGGTTGATGCCAACCTGGCGTCAAAGGGCATCGTCAGCGATCTCACCGCCCAACTTTCCAAGGCCAAGGCGACCGGCCTGGCATCACAGGTGGCGATTGAGAAGAAGCGCGTGAACACCCTGGCGGCCTCACTCGACAGCCAGCTTGCCGCGCAAAAGGCCAAAGTGGAGCAGGACCGCGCTTTGTATCTGCTGAAGAAAAGGCAGTTGGACGACCTGATGGTCCGCGCAGGCTATTCCGGCATCCTGACGGACATTCCGGTGGAAGTGGGCCAGCAGGTGGCGGCGGGCACGACGCTGGCCAAAGTGGTTGACCCCACCCAGTTGAAGGCCCAGCTCCAGATCGCCGAAACACAGGCCAAGGACATCCAGCTCAACCAGAAGGCTTCCATCGACACGCACAATGGCATCATCCCCGGCCGAGTGGTGCGGATTGATCCGGCGGTCGTGAACGGCACCGTTACCGTGGATGTGGCGCTTGAGGGCAAGCTGCCTGACGGCGCGCGTCCGGACCTGAGCGTGGACGGCACCATCGAGATCTCCCACCTCACCAACGTGCTTTACGTGGGCCGGCCGGCGTTTGGCCAGGCCAACAGCACGGTGGGGCTGTTCAAGGAGATTCCAGGCACCAATGAAGCTGAGCGAGTCCAGGTGAAGCTGGGCGAGGCTTCGGTGAACGAAGTCCAGATTCTCCAGGGGCTGAACATCGGTGACAAAGTCATCCTGTCCGACATGTCGCGCTGGGACGGCTTCGATCGCGTGCGGTTGCAGTGA
- a CDS encoding TolC family protein produces MSRNLKEPKLKMEGKRLVKAFWLVCVMIVLFSSNQWGAQKPAEQPSQPSEATVYDYTRRPAFPNFLSSYTAPYVPKTRLANSELLNQLISGDKLNLSLADAVALAIENNLDIGVARYDLPIAQTDLLRAKAGGATRGVAGANISQALFGGALGTGVSGGGGGGGSNAGGALGGGIPSVGSASCCDPQVRVQYGWGFTVTPLNYLGLAGVPVQSAHTNFASTTYSQGFLTGTSLIINVFGARQTSNSPAQLFNPDLTSNATIGITQNLLNGFGRRANARFIRIAENDQQFSRSVFRQRVTENVSKVISTYYSLLADQESIHVATEALGYAQKLLEDNQEEKKIGAAAQLDVAQAELDLANRQQDLLTAENTFEQDSQTMKSLISRSFNGQIAAVAINPTDRLPNPSPNDIPSLTEALKEGGTNRPEIEQAMVNLRNQEITIHATRNALLPTLTAFAAYSPQGQEGAFGTALGQVFRNNYPGYGYGMSLEIPIRNRQAQADAARALLEQRQLEMKLQQARNQMVWDVSKAVALVHQAHGKLEASVKVADLARQTYDMTHTKFTAGRATVREVITAQTQLGTAENDVVQARAGYARALVDFEQATGTLLTRHNIEISNAVQGTVPRSKSIPGDSDRPQQ; encoded by the coding sequence TTGTCCAGAAACCTTAAAGAGCCAAAGCTCAAAATGGAAGGGAAGAGGCTGGTGAAAGCGTTTTGGCTGGTTTGCGTAATGATTGTGCTCTTCTCGAGTAACCAATGGGGAGCGCAGAAACCTGCGGAACAACCTTCGCAGCCGTCCGAAGCCACAGTCTACGATTATACGCGCCGCCCAGCCTTCCCGAATTTCCTCTCGTCCTATACAGCCCCTTATGTTCCCAAGACAAGGCTCGCCAATTCGGAGCTTCTAAACCAACTGATCAGCGGTGACAAATTAAATCTCTCTCTTGCGGACGCCGTTGCGCTGGCCATCGAAAACAACCTCGATATCGGCGTGGCGCGGTATGATCTGCCCATTGCACAGACTGACCTGCTGCGGGCCAAGGCTGGCGGGGCGACGCGGGGTGTTGCCGGCGCAAACATTTCCCAGGCCCTCTTCGGGGGCGCCTTGGGTACCGGCGTAAGCGGCGGAGGCGGCGGAGGCGGCAGCAATGCCGGCGGAGCGCTGGGCGGAGGCATCCCGAGTGTCGGCAGCGCCAGTTGCTGCGACCCGCAGGTACGGGTCCAATACGGATGGGGATTCACCGTGACGCCGTTGAATTACCTTGGCCTTGCCGGTGTGCCGGTCCAGAGCGCGCACACTAACTTTGCTTCAACCACTTATAGCCAGGGTTTTTTGACCGGGACCAGTCTTATCATTAACGTGTTTGGCGCACGCCAGACGAGTAATTCACCTGCGCAACTGTTCAACCCGGACCTCACCTCGAACGCAACCATCGGAATCACCCAGAACCTGCTCAACGGATTCGGACGGCGGGCCAACGCCCGGTTCATCCGCATCGCCGAGAACGATCAGCAGTTCTCGCGGAGCGTCTTTCGGCAGAGGGTTACCGAGAATGTTTCCAAGGTGATTTCCACGTACTACTCGCTGCTGGCTGACCAGGAAAGCATCCATGTCGCCACAGAAGCCCTCGGATACGCGCAAAAGCTTCTCGAAGATAATCAGGAAGAGAAGAAGATTGGCGCAGCGGCCCAGCTTGACGTGGCCCAGGCCGAGCTCGACCTTGCCAACCGGCAACAGGACCTGCTGACGGCCGAGAACACTTTTGAGCAGGATTCCCAGACGATGAAGTCCCTGATCTCCAGGAGCTTCAACGGTCAAATCGCTGCTGTCGCCATCAACCCGACGGACCGGCTGCCGAACCCGAGTCCGAATGATATCCCGTCGCTCACCGAAGCGCTGAAAGAGGGTGGAACCAACAGGCCGGAAATCGAGCAGGCGATGGTGAATCTGAGAAATCAGGAGATCACGATCCACGCCACGCGCAACGCCCTGCTGCCCACCCTGACGGCGTTTGCGGCCTATTCACCCCAGGGCCAGGAAGGCGCGTTCGGAACGGCGCTGGGCCAGGTATTTCGCAACAACTATCCTGGCTACGGCTATGGAATGAGTCTGGAAATTCCCATCCGCAACCGGCAGGCGCAAGCAGACGCCGCCCGGGCCCTGCTCGAGCAGCGCCAACTGGAGATGAAGTTGCAACAGGCCAGAAACCAGATGGTTTGGGACGTCAGCAAGGCGGTGGCCCTTGTACATCAGGCGCATGGCAAGCTGGAGGCTTCCGTCAAGGTGGCTGATCTTGCCCGGCAGACGTATGACATGACACACACCAAGTTCACAGCAGGACGGGCCACCGTGCGCGAGGTGATCACCGCGCAGACCCAGCTTGGCACAGCCGAAAACGATGTGGTGCAGGCCCGGGCCGGGTATGCCAGGGCGCTGGTCGACTTTGAGCAGGCCACCGGCACCCTTCTTACCCGTCACAACATCGAGATCTCAAACGCTGTGCAAGGCACTGTGCCTCGGTCTAAGAGTATCCCGGGTGATAGCGACAGGCCACAGCAGTGA
- a CDS encoding SpoIIE family protein phosphatase: MREGAEILPDAGVQAFDLGWMAIENMQILSGEGPMASVQVVDSPPVRTFRSPRVLLADDEQGVLEALQLLLELDGVEIETARSPKAVLQALSSRRFDLLVMDLNYGADTTSGLEGLDLITKIRTLDDTLPMVAMTAWGSMELAIEAMRRGVGDFVLKPWDNCHMLSIIRSQIAQGQSRRLTRRLLLESEEVLRSEVTEACEVQRNLMPKEFPLLDDYEFSAATRPARSLGGDYYDVFYRGDGAMGLCIADVCGKGIPAALLMANLQATVQSAAVEGPRPGPFARRVNSAVCRNLSPGRFVTLFYCLLDIAGRRLCYTNAGHNAPVLLRATGQAIRLDSSGPVLGVFNGLEYQESEVSIEPGDRLVLFTDGISEADNHAGEEFGEDRIIAILKETIGRSAGEIRDRIFDAVDEFSGGCLRDDATIVVMAAMRS, translated from the coding sequence GTGAGAGAAGGGGCGGAAATTCTGCCGGATGCCGGCGTGCAAGCCTTTGACCTTGGGTGGATGGCCATCGAGAACATGCAAATCCTTAGCGGCGAGGGACCAATGGCAAGCGTGCAGGTCGTGGATAGCCCGCCGGTTCGAACCTTCAGGTCGCCTCGCGTCCTGCTGGCGGACGATGAGCAAGGGGTTTTGGAAGCTTTGCAGCTTCTCCTTGAGCTCGATGGTGTTGAGATCGAAACGGCACGCTCGCCCAAAGCCGTTCTGCAGGCCCTCAGTTCCCGAAGGTTCGACCTCCTGGTGATGGACCTCAATTATGGGGCCGATACCACATCCGGGCTGGAGGGCCTGGATCTGATCACAAAGATTCGGACTCTTGATGACACGCTTCCCATGGTCGCCATGACCGCCTGGGGAAGCATGGAACTGGCCATTGAAGCGATGCGCCGCGGAGTGGGCGATTTTGTCCTCAAGCCGTGGGATAACTGCCATATGCTTTCCATCATTCGCTCTCAGATCGCGCAGGGCCAATCCCGCCGACTGACGCGCCGGCTTCTGCTGGAATCTGAGGAGGTCCTGCGAAGCGAAGTGACTGAGGCGTGCGAAGTTCAGCGGAATCTGATGCCAAAGGAATTTCCTCTTCTCGATGATTACGAATTTTCTGCCGCCACCAGGCCGGCGCGCAGCCTGGGTGGAGATTACTACGACGTGTTTTATCGTGGCGACGGCGCCATGGGGCTCTGCATTGCCGACGTTTGCGGGAAAGGCATCCCTGCCGCATTGCTGATGGCCAATCTCCAGGCAACCGTTCAGTCGGCCGCTGTCGAGGGACCGCGGCCAGGCCCGTTTGCCAGGCGTGTCAATTCGGCGGTATGCCGCAACCTTTCACCCGGAAGGTTTGTGACGCTATTTTACTGTCTGCTCGATATTGCCGGTCGCCGTCTCTGTTACACCAACGCCGGACATAATGCGCCGGTCCTGCTTCGAGCAACCGGCCAGGCCATTCGACTGGATTCATCGGGGCCTGTGCTGGGGGTCTTCAATGGATTGGAATATCAGGAAAGTGAGGTCTCGATCGAGCCAGGAGATCGACTGGTGCTGTTTACGGACGGCATCTCAGAAGCAGACAACCATGCAGGCGAAGAGTTTGGGGAAGACCGCATCATCGCAATTTTGAAGGAGACTATAGGCCGGAGCGCCGGAGAAATTCGGGACCGCATTTTTGATGCGGTTGACGAGTTCAGCGGCGGGTGTTTGCGGGACGACGCCACGATTGTCGTCATGGCAGCGATGAGATCTTGA
- a CDS encoding ABC transporter permease: protein MLKRKRKQSDFNSEMEAHIALEADRLKEQGLSEEEAQAAARRAFGNLTRAKERFYESTRWQWWDELYQDVPYGLRRLRRNPDFTIVAVLTLALGIGANLAIFTIVRGVLLRPLPYHDPSNLVEVYISNPSHGTAEESFSPQDLDDFRSQAKSFESVSGYWYEPGMSLYTLLSQGEPTVIETANIDSNFLPTLGVAPALGRGFTSEENIHGKDKVVILSNSLWRERFGGDRHIIGKPIRIGGGELVVVGVMGPDFRFPSPDVGFWVPISQVTDDMIPHRRGVRWINVLARLKPGVSPVQAANEATVIVARLARQYPTTNEGWDKGVVENLRTAIVGQAMPILLVLLAAVGLVLLTACANLANMALARGAVRRREFAIRSAMGAGRSRLFRHSVIESVLLAIFGGAAAFAISPSISAGFLALAGNAIPRAMDVHLDWMVVLFGSALTLLTGLAIGSVPALRLASTDVAESLKASGARASAEPARQRGRDTLVVAEVSLACLLLAASGLVLKSLWKLVTTDPGFEARRVLTVQMVIPYYKYHNENLMNSYRDELVRRVAAIPGVQAAGAGKTMPLAGGGEPYQFTIRNSGRGDIQVAPEGGIYIVTPGYFKALGIPIVAGRVFNERDFKEHRYGLLISRSLAQKYWPGEDPVGKYLYLSRNNRLEVLGVVGDVHNEGLNSRPKPAIYIPMDLMSRIKFDLFIRTAGNPLALAGSVRRVIHQVEPEQPIQQMAPLEQVVYESIAQPRFFAVVMAFFGAMALLLSAIGVFAVLSYSVRQRTHEIGIRMALGAEKRDVLGMVVGQGLKLSLIGVAIGIAGALALTRFLASLLYGVKPTDPLTFAAVSLILIAVALLACYIPARRAAKFDPMVALRYE, encoded by the coding sequence ATGCTCAAACGCAAGCGAAAACAGAGCGATTTCAACTCCGAGATGGAAGCCCACATCGCTCTCGAGGCTGACCGGCTGAAGGAACAGGGTCTGAGCGAGGAAGAGGCCCAGGCAGCCGCCCGCCGAGCCTTTGGCAACCTCACTCGCGCGAAAGAGCGCTTTTATGAATCAACCCGCTGGCAATGGTGGGACGAGCTTTACCAGGACGTCCCCTATGGTCTGCGTCGGCTTCGCCGCAACCCCGACTTCACAATTGTTGCGGTTCTGACCCTGGCCCTTGGTATCGGAGCGAATCTGGCGATTTTCACGATAGTTCGGGGAGTATTGCTGCGTCCGCTGCCGTACCATGACCCTTCGAACCTGGTCGAAGTCTACATTTCAAACCCATCGCACGGGACCGCTGAGGAGTCCTTTTCGCCGCAGGATCTCGACGACTTCCGCTCGCAGGCGAAGTCATTCGAAAGCGTCTCGGGCTACTGGTATGAGCCCGGCATGAGCTTGTACACGCTTCTCAGCCAGGGCGAGCCGACGGTGATCGAGACGGCCAATATCGATTCCAATTTTCTCCCCACACTGGGCGTTGCGCCCGCGTTGGGGCGGGGCTTCACTTCCGAGGAAAACATCCACGGCAAAGACAAGGTGGTGATTCTCAGCAATTCCCTGTGGCGGGAGCGCTTCGGCGGCGATCGCCACATCATTGGCAAGCCCATCCGGATAGGAGGCGGCGAACTTGTGGTGGTCGGTGTGATGGGGCCGGATTTCCGCTTTCCTTCGCCTGACGTTGGTTTCTGGGTGCCGATTTCCCAGGTGACCGATGACATGATTCCGCACCGGCGCGGCGTGCGCTGGATCAATGTCCTGGCGCGGCTGAAGCCGGGAGTGTCGCCGGTGCAGGCTGCAAATGAAGCCACTGTGATTGTCGCGCGGCTGGCGCGGCAGTACCCAACCACAAACGAGGGGTGGGACAAAGGCGTGGTGGAAAATCTGCGTACGGCCATCGTGGGGCAGGCCATGCCCATACTGCTGGTTCTGCTTGCGGCAGTGGGGCTGGTGCTGCTGACGGCGTGCGCCAATCTTGCCAACATGGCGCTGGCCCGAGGAGCCGTTCGCCGGCGCGAGTTTGCAATCCGCAGCGCGATGGGTGCGGGACGATCACGGCTGTTTCGCCATTCGGTCATTGAAAGCGTGTTGCTGGCGATCTTTGGCGGCGCGGCGGCGTTTGCGATCAGCCCCTCGATTTCCGCCGGGTTCCTGGCACTGGCTGGAAATGCCATCCCTCGGGCAATGGATGTCCACCTGGATTGGATGGTGGTGCTTTTCGGTTCTGCGCTAACGCTGCTGACGGGCCTGGCGATCGGCAGCGTTCCGGCACTCAGACTGGCAAGCACCGACGTGGCCGAATCGCTCAAGGCATCCGGGGCCAGGGCCTCGGCAGAACCTGCGCGGCAGCGGGGGCGGGACACCCTGGTGGTTGCCGAGGTTTCACTCGCCTGCCTGCTGCTGGCAGCGTCCGGACTCGTGCTGAAGAGCTTGTGGAAGCTGGTAACCACCGACCCCGGATTTGAAGCACGCCGCGTGCTGACCGTGCAGATGGTGATACCGTACTACAAATATCACAACGAGAACCTCATGAATTCCTACCGCGATGAGCTTGTTCGGCGAGTGGCGGCAATCCCCGGAGTACAGGCTGCCGGGGCCGGCAAGACGATGCCGCTCGCCGGAGGAGGCGAGCCCTACCAGTTTACGATCCGGAACAGCGGACGAGGGGACATCCAGGTGGCGCCAGAGGGCGGGATCTATATTGTTACGCCTGGCTACTTTAAGGCTCTCGGCATTCCCATCGTGGCTGGGCGGGTGTTCAACGAGCGCGATTTCAAGGAGCATCGGTATGGACTGCTGATCAGCCGGAGCCTGGCGCAAAAGTATTGGCCGGGTGAAGACCCCGTCGGGAAGTACCTGTATCTCTCTCGGAACAACAGGCTGGAAGTGCTCGGTGTCGTGGGCGACGTACACAATGAAGGCCTCAACAGCCGGCCAAAGCCCGCCATTTACATTCCGATGGACCTGATGTCAAGGATCAAGTTCGACCTGTTTATCCGCACCGCGGGCAATCCCCTGGCGCTGGCAGGAAGCGTCCGGCGGGTTATTCATCAAGTTGAACCGGAGCAGCCCATTCAGCAGATGGCGCCGCTCGAGCAGGTGGTGTACGAGAGCATTGCGCAACCGAGATTCTTCGCCGTCGTCATGGCATTCTTCGGCGCCATGGCCCTGCTGCTGTCTGCGATTGGCGTGTTCGCGGTTCTTTCTTACTCGGTTCGCCAGCGGACCCACGAGATTGGTATCCGCATGGCGCTGGGCGCGGAGAAGCGCGACGTGTTAGGGATGGTCGTCGGGCAGGGGCTCAAGCTGTCGCTGATCGGCGTGGCCATCGGCATCGCCGGAGCGCTGGCGCTGACGCGATTCCTCGCGAGCCTGCTTTACGGCGTCAAGCCTACCGACCCGCTGACGTTTGCCGCAGTTTCGCTGATTCTGATCGCCGTGGCTCTGCTGGCCTGCTACATCCCCGCCCGCCGCGCCGCCAAGTTCGATCCCATGGTGGCCTTACGATACGAATAG